Proteins found in one Roseovarius pelagicus genomic segment:
- the ruvX gene encoding Holliday junction resolvase RuvX, whose product MICEDITNFAAAVPPMRAVIGLDLGDKTIGVALSDRLLSVASPFETIRRKKFGLDAARLLEIAAAREVGGIILGLPRNMDGSEGPRCQSTRAFARNLTRLTELPIGYWDERLSTVAAERALLEADASRKRRAEVIDNIAASYILQGVLDRLRHMRSEP is encoded by the coding sequence ATGATCTGCGAGGATATCACCAATTTTGCCGCTGCCGTCCCCCCGATGCGGGCGGTCATTGGCCTTGATCTGGGGGACAAAACGATCGGTGTCGCCTTGTCGGACCGGTTGCTGTCGGTTGCCAGCCCGTTTGAAACGATACGACGGAAAAAATTCGGTCTCGACGCCGCGCGATTGCTTGAGATCGCCGCAGCGCGCGAAGTGGGCGGTATCATCCTTGGCTTGCCACGCAACATGGATGGGTCCGAGGGACCGCGCTGCCAGTCGACTCGTGCCTTTGCACGCAACCTGACGCGGTTGACCGAGTTACCCATCGGCTATTGGGACGAACGCCTGTCGACTGTCGCCGCCGAAAGAGCGCTGCTGGAGGCGGATGCGTCACGCAAACGTCGCGCAGAGGTGATCGACAACATCGCCGCTTCCTATATCCTTCAAGGTGTGCTGGACCGATTGCGCCACATGAGGAGCGAGCCGTGA
- a CDS encoding sarcosine oxidase subunit beta family protein produces MKKYSAFAVAREALRYHTGWDRAWASPEPRAKYDVIIVGAGGHGLATAYYLGKNFGITNVAILEKGWLGGGNTGRNTTIIRSNYLQDPSAAIYEKARSLYETMSQDLNYNVMFSPRGVMMLAQTQHEVRGYERTAHANALQGVTTEFIGPERVKELVPIINLDGPRYPVLGALWQARGGTARHDAVAWGYARACSDMGMHVIQKCEVTGVSQSGGKVTGVTTNRGDIACDKLGVVVAGHSGHLAEMAGFRLPIESVALQALVSEPIKPCMDVVVMANTVHGYMSQSDKGEMVIGGGTDGYNNYTQRGAFHHIEETVRALVETFPMIARLKMLRQWGGIVDVTGDRSPIISKTPVDGMFINCGWGTGGFKAIPGSGWGFAELMANGHSPLTEAFGLERFHEGRFIDESVAAGVAH; encoded by the coding sequence ATGAAAAAATATTCTGCCTTTGCCGTCGCCCGCGAAGCTCTGCGCTATCATACCGGCTGGGATCGTGCCTGGGCATCGCCAGAACCGCGCGCCAAATACGATGTGATCATCGTGGGGGCCGGCGGGCATGGTCTGGCTACGGCGTATTATCTGGGCAAGAATTTCGGCATTACCAATGTGGCGATCCTCGAAAAGGGGTGGCTGGGTGGCGGCAACACGGGTCGCAACACCACGATCATCCGTTCGAATTATTTGCAGGATCCGTCGGCGGCAATCTACGAAAAGGCGCGCAGCCTCTACGAGACGATGAGTCAGGATCTGAACTATAACGTCATGTTCAGTCCACGCGGCGTAATGATGCTGGCCCAGACCCAGCACGAGGTTCGTGGATATGAGCGTACCGCACACGCCAATGCCTTGCAGGGTGTGACGACTGAATTCATCGGACCTGAACGGGTCAAGGAACTGGTGCCGATCATCAATCTGGATGGGCCGCGCTATCCGGTACTGGGGGCGCTGTGGCAGGCGCGCGGCGGTACGGCGCGCCACGATGCAGTGGCTTGGGGCTATGCACGGGCCTGCTCGGACATGGGTATGCATGTCATTCAGAAATGCGAAGTGACCGGCGTCTCGCAATCCGGTGGCAAGGTTACAGGTGTGACCACCAATCGCGGCGATATCGCTTGTGACAAGCTGGGTGTCGTCGTGGCGGGCCATTCCGGACATCTGGCCGAAATGGCGGGATTCCGCCTGCCGATTGAATCCGTGGCGCTTCAGGCGCTGGTCTCTGAGCCGATCAAGCCGTGCATGGATGTGGTGGTGATGGCCAACACGGTGCATGGCTACATGAGCCAGTCCGATAAGGGCGAGATGGTGATCGGCGGCGGCACTGACGGCTATAACAATTACACCCAGCGTGGCGCGTTCCACCATATCGAGGAAACTGTGCGCGCCTTGGTTGAGACATTCCCGATGATCGCACGGCTAAAAATGCTGCGCCAATGGGGCGGGATCGTCGACGTGACTGGCGACCGTTCGCCCATCATATCAAAGACGCCCGTCGACGGCATGTTCATCAACTGCGGCTGGGGCACCGGCGGGTTCAAGGCGATCCCCGGTTCCGGCTGGGGCTTTGCCGAACTGATGGCCAACGGGCACTCGCCCCTGACCGAAGCCTTCGGCCTTGAGCGGTTCCACGAGGGACGGTTCATTGATGAGTCTGTTGCAGCAGGAGTGGCGCACTGA
- a CDS encoding sarcosine oxidase subunit alpha family protein — MSTRLANGGRFLNKSRSLEFTFNGKRLRGVEGDTIASALLANDQMMVGRSFKYHRPRGVVASGAEEPNGLVGMGTGNDFEPNQRVTTTELFAGLTCASQNHWPSLEFDIGAINTKLSRFLPAGFYYKMFIHPRPFWKHIYEPIIRRSAGLGKAPKDRDTDTYEHFYAFVDVLVVGGGVAGLQAAKAAGDAGAKVLLIEQTPQWGGRAPVDGGTVNGAPVDKFVDETIAALESMPNVTMRNRMMGAGVYDHGYALGYERVGDHQPEVEGPRHRLWRIRAQQIVTATGAIERPLSFAGNDIPGVMLASAVRDYAVNYGVSLGDRTVVVTNNDDAYRTAICLKKQGLTVPVILDARVLPIDSALMAEAKELGIRVMMGHGIASVKGGKRVTGVEICSQAGEGAVLEEVACDAVAMSGGWSPVVHLWSHCGGKLIWDTDHAHFRPDVDKAPTGAVGEAFVIAAGSANGALGLGDVLRDADAAGQSAAKASGHAPKKSDPPQAETPDEAPMAPVWMMPQGAGIKKRMKAWLDYQNDVKVSDVQLAAREGFESVEHAKRYTTLGMATDQGKLSNINGLAILSDALGQPIPQTGTTTFRPPYTPISMASIAGEARDARFQPVRRTTMYDWHEENGAYWEPVGQWRRPYCYQKPGESIEDAVNREVLAARNSLGLLDASTLGKLVVKGPDAGKFLDMLYTNMMSSLKPGRCRYGLMCNENGFLIDDGVVARIDDDTFLCHTTTGGAESIHGHMEEWLQTEWWDWDVYVANLTEQYAQIALVGPKAREVLSALTGDDVSNDALPFMAWSDITLGGMSARVYRISFSGELSYEIAVKASQGRALWDLLLATGDAHGVTPYGTEALHILRAEKGFIMIGDETDGTVIPQDLGLGWAISKKKEDYLGKRAQARSHMTDPNRWKLVGLETTDGSTLPDGAYITAEGTNANGQRNTQGRVTSTYHSPTLGRGIAMALVLHGPDRMGEVLDIPRIGGSVTQARIVDAVFFDKDGEKQNV; from the coding sequence ATGAGCACACGTCTGGCAAATGGCGGCCGGTTTTTAAACAAATCGCGCAGCCTGGAATTCACCTTCAACGGCAAACGGCTGCGCGGCGTCGAGGGCGATACGATCGCTTCGGCATTGCTGGCAAACGATCAGATGATGGTGGGCCGCTCGTTCAAGTATCACCGCCCGCGCGGTGTCGTGGCCTCGGGTGCAGAAGAGCCGAATGGTCTCGTCGGTATGGGGACAGGCAATGATTTCGAGCCGAACCAGCGTGTCACCACGACAGAGTTGTTCGCTGGATTGACCTGCGCCAGCCAGAATCACTGGCCATCGCTGGAGTTCGACATCGGTGCAATCAACACCAAGTTGAGCCGCTTCCTGCCGGCTGGGTTCTATTACAAGATGTTCATCCACCCGCGCCCCTTCTGGAAACACATCTACGAACCGATCATCCGGCGCTCTGCCGGGTTGGGTAAAGCGCCCAAAGATCGCGATACTGACACGTACGAGCATTTCTATGCCTTCGTCGACGTTCTGGTCGTCGGTGGCGGTGTGGCCGGGCTGCAGGCGGCCAAGGCCGCAGGCGATGCCGGTGCCAAGGTGCTGCTGATTGAGCAGACCCCGCAATGGGGCGGGCGCGCGCCTGTCGACGGCGGTACCGTGAATGGTGCCCCTGTGGATAAGTTCGTGGACGAAACCATTGCCGCGCTCGAATCCATGCCCAATGTTACGATGCGCAACCGGATGATGGGGGCTGGCGTCTATGACCATGGCTATGCGCTGGGCTACGAGCGTGTGGGGGACCATCAGCCAGAGGTGGAGGGACCGCGCCATCGGTTGTGGCGCATTCGCGCGCAGCAGATCGTCACGGCGACAGGCGCAATAGAGCGACCCCTCAGCTTCGCGGGCAATGACATTCCCGGCGTCATGCTGGCCTCGGCGGTGCGTGATTATGCGGTGAACTATGGTGTCTCTCTGGGGGATCGCACCGTCGTTGTCACCAACAATGATGACGCCTATCGAACTGCGATATGCCTGAAAAAACAGGGTCTTACAGTTCCTGTTATCCTCGATGCACGGGTGCTGCCCATTGATAGTGCGTTGATGGCTGAGGCCAAGGAACTGGGTATCCGGGTGATGATGGGGCATGGCATTGCGTCGGTCAAAGGCGGCAAGCGCGTGACCGGGGTCGAGATTTGCAGTCAGGCCGGTGAAGGTGCAGTTCTGGAGGAGGTGGCCTGCGATGCGGTTGCCATGTCCGGTGGCTGGTCACCCGTGGTGCACTTGTGGTCACATTGCGGCGGTAAGCTGATCTGGGACACTGATCATGCGCATTTTCGCCCCGATGTGGATAAAGCACCGACGGGTGCCGTTGGCGAAGCCTTTGTTATTGCGGCAGGCAGCGCTAACGGTGCTCTGGGCCTCGGTGATGTATTGCGTGATGCGGACGCGGCGGGGCAGTCCGCAGCCAAGGCCAGCGGTCACGCGCCGAAGAAAAGTGATCCGCCACAGGCCGAGACGCCAGACGAGGCCCCTATGGCCCCGGTTTGGATGATGCCGCAGGGCGCGGGCATCAAGAAGCGGATGAAAGCTTGGCTGGATTATCAGAACGACGTGAAAGTATCGGACGTGCAACTGGCCGCGCGCGAAGGGTTCGAAAGTGTCGAACATGCCAAGCGGTACACCACGCTGGGTATGGCGACGGATCAAGGCAAGCTGAGCAACATTAACGGTCTGGCGATCCTTTCTGATGCCTTGGGACAACCAATCCCGCAAACCGGCACCACCACGTTCCGGCCGCCCTATACGCCGATTTCGATGGCCTCGATCGCGGGCGAGGCGCGTGACGCGCGGTTCCAGCCTGTGCGCCGCACGACGATGTATGATTGGCATGAGGAAAACGGCGCGTATTGGGAGCCGGTCGGCCAGTGGCGTCGCCCGTATTGCTATCAGAAACCCGGCGAGAGCATCGAGGATGCGGTGAACCGCGAGGTGCTGGCGGCTCGCAACAGTCTGGGTCTGCTCGACGCCTCTACTCTGGGTAAGCTGGTCGTGAAAGGGCCGGACGCGGGCAAGTTTCTGGACATGCTCTATACCAACATGATGTCGAGCCTGAAACCGGGCCGCTGTCGCTATGGACTGATGTGCAACGAGAACGGGTTCCTTATCGATGACGGTGTCGTTGCGCGCATCGACGACGATACGTTCCTGTGCCACACCACCACCGGCGGAGCCGAGAGCATTCATGGTCACATGGAAGAGTGGCTGCAAACCGAATGGTGGGATTGGGATGTCTATGTTGCCAACCTGACCGAGCAATATGCACAGATCGCGCTGGTTGGCCCGAAGGCGCGCGAGGTTCTGAGTGCGCTGACTGGCGATGATGTCAGTAATGATGCGCTGCCTTTCATGGCATGGTCGGACATCACGCTGGGCGGTATGTCGGCGCGCGTTTACCGCATCTCGTTCTCGGGCGAGTTGAGCTACGAGATCGCGGTCAAGGCCTCTCAGGGGCGGGCGTTGTGGGATCTGCTGCTGGCGACCGGGGACGCGCATGGCGTGACACCCTATGGCACCGAGGCGCTGCATATCTTGCGCGCCGAGAAGGGCTTTATCATGATCGGGGACGAGACCGATGGCACGGTGATCCCGCAGGATCTGGGGCTAGGCTGGGCGATTTCCAAGAAGAAAGAGGATTATCTGGGCAAACGGGCGCAGGCGCGCAGCCATATGACCGATCCGAACCGCTGGAAACTGGTCGGGTTGGAGACCACCGACGGCAGCACGCTGCCGGACGGTGCCTACATTACAGCCGAAGGCACCAACGCCAATGGCCAGCGCAACACCCAAGGGCGGGTGACATCGACCTACCATTCGCCGACGCTGGGGCGTGGTATCGCGATGGCACTGGTCCTGCATGGGCCGGACCGCATGGGCGAAGTGCTGGATATTCCGCGCATCGGCGGCTCGGTGACACAGGCCAGGATCGTTGATGCGGTATTCTTCGACAAAGACGGGGAGAAGCAAAATGTCTGA
- a CDS encoding sarcosine oxidase subunit delta: MLILTCPCCGVTGEETEFHGGGEAHLKRFGPGSSDTDFHDYLFSKVNPKGVHLERWRHNNGCGKWFHAARDTVTLEVYGTYAAQTFEPPQAIKDAITAKRPGWVWREFS, encoded by the coding sequence ATGCTGATCCTCACCTGCCCTTGCTGCGGCGTAACTGGCGAAGAGACGGAATTTCACGGTGGCGGCGAAGCGCATCTGAAACGTTTCGGCCCCGGATCCTCCGATACCGATTTCCACGACTACCTCTTCTCAAAGGTGAACCCGAAGGGCGTCCATCTGGAGCGGTGGCGACATAACAATGGCTGCGGCAAGTGGTTTCATGCGGCGCGCGATACTGTGACTCTGGAGGTCTATGGCACCTACGCAGCCCAGACCTTTGAGCCGCCACAGGCGATCAAGGATGCGATCACCGCCAAGCGCCCCGGCTGGGTGTGGAGGGAATTCTCGTGA
- the ccmI gene encoding c-type cytochrome biogenesis protein CcmI: protein MIFWILSSALALAVSGAIGMALLRGRAGSTAPAAYDIGVYRDQLREVERDQARGVLTPAEAGRVRTEVSRRILAADAQLQQGGVTGGQPRAAGRVVIALATLVLVGGSLALYWQLGAPGYTDFPREARLAASDAARADRLTQSAAEARALPAPAQAAPSPEFTALMERLRTAMQENPDDPRGLTLLARNEALLGNTQAAIAAQGRLIEVKEASAEADDYAFLADLMVTAADGYVSIEAEAALRAALERNPSHGAARYYLGLYLAQVDRPDTAFRLWQELLTDSAPDSPWVPLVRQGLPDLASMAGVKYQLPPLPDTPGPSAADVEAASDMTAADRMEMIQGMVSQLSERLASEGGTAAEWARLIGAYGVLGETERAAAIWKEANQVFADRPEALEVVRAGAIRAGVTE from the coding sequence ATGATATTCTGGATCCTATCAAGCGCGTTGGCGCTGGCGGTCAGTGGCGCAATTGGCATGGCGTTGCTGCGCGGGCGTGCTGGTAGCACAGCCCCCGCAGCCTATGATATCGGCGTCTACCGTGATCAACTACGCGAGGTGGAACGCGATCAAGCGCGTGGTGTCCTGACCCCGGCAGAGGCAGGGCGCGTGCGCACCGAGGTATCGCGCCGTATTCTGGCGGCCGATGCACAATTGCAGCAAGGCGGCGTCACTGGCGGGCAGCCCCGCGCTGCCGGTCGGGTGGTGATCGCGCTGGCAACACTGGTTCTGGTCGGTGGCTCTCTTGCGCTATATTGGCAGTTGGGCGCGCCGGGGTATACTGACTTTCCACGCGAGGCCCGCCTTGCGGCCTCTGACGCGGCGCGTGCAGACCGTCTGACCCAGTCCGCCGCTGAGGCCCGTGCCCTGCCCGCCCCCGCTCAAGCCGCGCCCAGCCCCGAGTTCACCGCATTGATGGAGCGTCTGCGAACCGCGATGCAGGAAAATCCCGATGACCCGCGCGGACTTACACTTTTGGCGCGCAACGAGGCGCTGCTCGGCAACACCCAAGCCGCCATCGCTGCCCAAGGCCGCCTGATCGAGGTAAAGGAAGCCAGTGCCGAGGCGGATGACTATGCCTTTCTGGCCGACTTAATGGTAACGGCCGCCGATGGGTATGTCTCGATCGAGGCCGAGGCAGCCCTACGCGCGGCCCTTGAACGTAATCCGTCCCATGGCGCTGCGCGCTATTACCTCGGGCTTTATCTGGCGCAGGTCGACCGCCCGGATACGGCCTTTCGTTTGTGGCAAGAACTGCTGACAGACAGCGCGCCAGACTCCCCTTGGGTGCCTCTGGTACGGCAGGGCCTGCCCGATCTGGCCTCTATGGCGGGCGTAAAATATCAGTTGCCGCCGCTCCCCGATACGCCCGGCCCCAGCGCCGCCGATGTTGAGGCGGCCAGCGATATGACCGCAGCCGACAGGATGGAAATGATCCAAGGTATGGTTTCACAACTCTCTGAACGGCTTGCCAGCGAGGGCGGCACAGCTGCCGAATGGGCACGGCTGATCGGCGCTTATGGCGTATTGGGTGAAACCGAGCGCGCGGCGGCCATCTGGAAGGAGGCCAATCAGGTCTTTGCCGATCGCCCTGAGGCGCTAGAGGTGGTGCGTGCCGGTGCCATTCGCGCCGGGGTGACAGAATGA
- the rarD gene encoding EamA family transporter RarD — protein MTEPMRGVIAMVVACTIWGMSGVYYKLLAHIPPVEVLAHRTIWSCVFFALVLVWQGRLRLLLDVFKSPRVMLVAGFAALMISTNWLVFITSIQIGKAMEASLGYYIFPLFSVVLGAVVYRERMSAAQAAAVALALIAVVILTIGLGVAPWISLILAGTFGLYGLIKKSMVQGPVVSVSAEVLILAPLALGVLWYAHPGGTGAFGDGWQDAALLAFSGVLTGFPLILFSMAARRVSMATLGLVQYLNPSLQFAVATFLFLEPFTRWHMIAFPIIWTALVIYTAAGWRQDRAARRAAKSAPTSGTDV, from the coding sequence ATGACCGAACCGATGCGCGGCGTGATCGCCATGGTCGTTGCTTGCACGATCTGGGGCATGTCGGGAGTATATTACAAGCTGCTGGCCCACATCCCGCCCGTTGAGGTGCTGGCACATCGCACAATCTGGTCATGTGTTTTCTTTGCTTTGGTGCTGGTGTGGCAGGGCCGTCTTCGGTTGCTTCTGGACGTGTTCAAATCCCCGCGCGTCATGCTGGTGGCGGGTTTTGCGGCGCTGATGATCTCGACCAACTGGTTGGTATTCATCACGTCGATTCAGATCGGCAAGGCGATGGAAGCATCGCTGGGATATTACATCTTTCCTTTGTTTTCGGTGGTGTTGGGTGCTGTTGTCTATCGCGAACGGATGAGTGCGGCGCAGGCGGCGGCCGTTGCATTGGCCTTGATTGCGGTCGTGATCCTGACGATCGGACTGGGCGTTGCGCCATGGATTTCGTTGATACTGGCCGGGACGTTTGGCCTTTATGGGTTGATCAAGAAGAGCATGGTTCAGGGACCAGTGGTGTCTGTGTCCGCCGAGGTCCTGATCCTTGCGCCTCTCGCTCTGGGGGTGCTGTGGTATGCCCATCCGGGCGGCACCGGCGCGTTCGGTGACGGATGGCAGGACGCGGCACTACTGGCCTTTTCGGGTGTGCTGACCGGGTTCCCGCTGATCCTGTTCAGCATGGCGGCGCGCCGGGTTTCGATGGCCACCCTTGGCCTTGTTCAGTATCTCAATCCCAGTTTGCAGTTCGCCGTTGCTACATTTTTGTTTCTGGAACCCTTCACGCGCTGGCACATGATTGCCTTTCCGATCATCTGGACGGCACTGGTGATCTACACGGCTGCGGGGTGGCGTCAGGACAGAGCGGCGCGTAGGGCAGCAAAGAGCGCGCCCACATCCGGTACCGACGTGTAG
- a CDS encoding superoxide dismutase, translating to MSFQLPDLPYSHDALAPHGMSAETLEYHHDLHHNAYVTNGNKAIEGTKWDGKSLEEIIKGTYDANAVAQNGIFNNISQLWNHNQFWEMMSPGESKMPGELEKALNDSFGSVDKFKEEFSAAGAGQFGSGWAWLVKKPDGSLAVTKTENGVNPVCFDQTALLGCDVWEHSYYIDFRNKRPAYLENFLNKLVNWENVASRM from the coding sequence ATGAGCTTTCAACTTCCCGACCTTCCCTATTCGCATGACGCTCTGGCACCGCACGGCATGTCTGCCGAAACGCTGGAGTATCACCACGACCTGCACCACAACGCCTATGTGACCAACGGTAACAAGGCGATTGAGGGCACCAAGTGGGATGGCAAGTCACTCGAAGAGATCATCAAAGGCACCTATGATGCAAACGCCGTGGCGCAGAACGGTATTTTCAACAACATCAGCCAGTTGTGGAACCACAACCAGTTCTGGGAAATGATGAGTCCCGGCGAGAGCAAGATGCCCGGCGAGTTGGAGAAAGCGCTGAATGACAGCTTTGGTTCGGTCGACAAGTTCAAGGAAGAATTTTCTGCTGCGGGCGCGGGTCAGTTCGGCTCTGGCTGGGCGTGGCTGGTCAAGAAACCGGATGGTTCTCTGGCCGTCACCAAGACCGAAAACGGTGTGAACCCGGTCTGTTTCGATCAAACCGCCCTGCTGGGATGTGATGTGTGGGAGCATTCGTATTACATCGACTTCCGCAACAAACGTCCGGCCTATCTGGAGAACTTCCTGAACAAGCTGGTGAACTGGGAAAACGTCGCCAGCCGGATGTAA
- a CDS encoding LOG family protein — MTERSVCVFCGSRTGVNPAFAEAADAVGTALAGAGWRLVYGAGDVGLMGRTARAAQAAGGSTFGVIPQHLVRREVGKSDLTTYIVTETMHERKKVMFMNSDAIVVLPGGAGSLDEFFEVLTWRQLGLHEMPILLLDLDGYWQPLTGLIDHIIAEGFADPSLREFYTSVPDVGALFAALRAALS; from the coding sequence ATGACAGAACGATCAGTTTGTGTCTTTTGCGGCTCACGTACGGGCGTTAACCCCGCATTTGCGGAGGCAGCTGATGCCGTCGGGACCGCGCTCGCGGGTGCCGGATGGCGGCTGGTATACGGAGCAGGCGACGTCGGCCTGATGGGCCGCACGGCGCGCGCAGCACAGGCCGCAGGCGGATCAACCTTTGGTGTGATCCCACAGCACCTCGTGCGTCGTGAGGTCGGCAAGAGCGACCTGACCACCTACATCGTCACCGAAACCATGCATGAACGTAAGAAAGTCATGTTTATGAACTCGGACGCGATCGTGGTGTTACCCGGCGGTGCCGGTTCTCTGGACGAGTTTTTCGAGGTCCTGACCTGGCGACAGCTGGGACTGCACGAGATGCCGATCCTGCTGCTCGATCTGGATGGGTACTGGCAGCCGTTGACCGGGTTGATCGACCATATCATCGCCGAAGGGTTCGCCGATCCATCCTTGCGCGAATTCTACACGTCGGTACCGGATGTGGGCGCGCTCTTTGCTGCCCTACGCGCCGCTCTGTCCTGA
- a CDS encoding DUF1289 domain-containing protein, whose translation MSDNTEAAKIWSRDEVKSPCIRICVVHPEARICTGCNRTTDEISRWSRMTDDERARINAELPGRTALLRKRRGGRAARLAARDE comes from the coding sequence ATGAGTGACAATACCGAAGCGGCAAAAATCTGGAGCCGCGACGAAGTCAAAAGCCCCTGTATTCGCATCTGCGTGGTTCATCCAGAGGCCCGCATTTGCACCGGCTGCAACCGAACCACCGACGAAATCAGCCGCTGGTCCCGCATGACAGATGACGAACGCGCGCGGATCAACGCCGAATTGCCGGGGCGCACGGCGCTGTTGCGCAAGCGCCGGGGCGGCAGGGCCGCACGGCTGGCAGCGCGGGATGAATAG
- a CDS encoding LysM peptidoglycan-binding domain-containing protein, translating to MAIDSITYSNAGEVQLAGRGTGRGYVRVYLDNTPITTSRIAGDGGWRTDLPEVDTGVYTLRVDEVDSDGTVVSRVETPFKREDETVVANVEAQAESAKRIRAVTVQPGNTLWAISREHYGEGILYVRVLEANADRIRNPDLIYPGQVFTVPD from the coding sequence GTGGCGATCGACTCCATCACCTATTCGAACGCGGGCGAGGTACAGCTGGCCGGACGTGGTACCGGGCGTGGTTATGTGCGGGTCTATCTGGACAATACGCCCATCACCACCTCGCGCATTGCCGGGGATGGTGGCTGGCGAACCGATCTGCCAGAAGTCGATACAGGTGTTTACACGTTGCGGGTTGATGAGGTCGACAGTGACGGCACAGTTGTCAGCCGCGTCGAGACACCCTTTAAGCGCGAGGACGAGACCGTTGTGGCTAATGTCGAAGCGCAGGCAGAGTCCGCAAAGCGCATTCGGGCCGTGACGGTTCAGCCGGGCAATACGCTTTGGGCGATTTCACGCGAACATTATGGCGAGGGAATTTTGTATGTGCGTGTACTTGAGGCCAACGCTGACCGCATTCGCAATCCGGACCTGATCTATCCGGGGCAGGTCTTTACCGTTCCGGATTAA
- a CDS encoding sarcosine oxidase subunit gamma: MSEAMSALNGASFNGIVAVREIGLQGMITLRGDLSAAAVQKAAAAACGQDMPGQRKANMQGEDGIAWMSSDELMILVPYDAVEARLDALGDALSKHIHLAVNVSDARAVFELSGGPAVREVIAKLCPVDMSDTAFGPGDFRRTRMAQVPAAFWMPDANSVRIVCFRSVAQYVFDLLKGAAAPGSAVGYLG; the protein is encoded by the coding sequence ATGTCTGAGGCCATGAGCGCGCTAAATGGTGCATCCTTTAACGGGATTGTCGCGGTCCGCGAGATAGGATTGCAGGGGATGATCACCCTGCGTGGAGACCTGAGCGCAGCAGCAGTGCAAAAGGCCGCCGCAGCGGCCTGTGGGCAGGATATGCCCGGCCAGCGCAAGGCCAACATGCAAGGCGAGGATGGCATCGCGTGGATGTCATCGGACGAGCTGATGATCCTTGTGCCTTATGACGCGGTAGAGGCCCGGCTGGACGCGTTGGGCGATGCGTTATCTAAGCACATTCACTTGGCCGTCAATGTCTCGGATGCCCGGGCGGTGTTCGAGTTATCGGGCGGTCCTGCGGTGCGCGAAGTGATCGCCAAGCTGTGCCCGGTAGATATGTCAGATACCGCTTTTGGTCCCGGCGATTTCCGGCGTACGCGGATGGCGCAAGTGCCGGCAGCCTTTTGGATGCCGGACGCGAATAGCGTGCGCATCGTGTGTTTCCGATCGGTGGCTCAATACGTCTTTGATCTGCTTAAAGGCGCGGCAGCACCGGGCAGCGCGGTAGGGTATCTCGGCTGA